The following are encoded in a window of Rhinolophus sinicus isolate RSC01 linkage group LG12, ASM3656204v1, whole genome shotgun sequence genomic DNA:
- the ZNF251 gene encoding zinc finger protein 251 isoform X11 produces the protein MYRERPPGETTQECGAFDGNLNLNQNVVRFQRNKTGERAFKCDTCSKTFKYSSDLSRHQRSHSGAKPYKCDQCGRAFTHSSSLILHHRVHTGIKPFKCNECGKTFGLNSYLLLHQRIHTGEKPFGCNECGKAFSRSSTLIQHRIIHTGEKPYKCNECGKAFSQSPQLTQHQRIHTGERPHECDQCGKAFSRSSSLIQHHRIHTGEKPHVCNVCGKAFRQSSSLFLHHRVHTGEKPYVCHACGRAFGFNSHLTEHVRIHTGEKPYVCHACGRAFSRNSTLVQHRRVHTGEKPYQCIECGKAFSQSSQLTLHQRVHTGEKPYECGDCGKAFSRRSALTQHQRIHTGESPRACRKCGPAFVHGSSLRPHGQIHIGENHCVCDGRGRALSHGTNLVLHWTIHKRIVFSQSFGV, from the coding sequence ATGTATAGGGAAAGACCTCCAGGAGAAACAACCCAAGAGTGTGGTGCATTTGATGGGAACTTGAATCTGAACCAAAATGTTGTtagatttcaaagaaataaaacaggagaGAGAGCCTTTAAATGTGATACATGCAGCAAAACCTTCAAATACAGTTCAGACCTAAGTAGACATCAGAGAAGTCACAGTGGGGCAAAGCCTTACAAGTGTGATCAGTGTGGGCGAGCCTTTACTCACAGCTCAAGCCTTATTCTGCACCATCGAGTTCACACTGGAATTAAACCatttaaatgtaatgaatgtgggaaaacttttgGTCTCAATTCCTACCTCCTTCtgcatcagagaattcatactggagaaaaaccttttgggtgtaatgaatgtgggaaggcTTTCAGTCGAAGctccactcttattcaacatcgTATcattcacacaggagagaaaccttacaagtgtaatgaatgtggaaaagccttcagtcAGAGCCCACAGTTAACACAGCATCAGAGGATCCACACTGGTGAAAGACCCCACGAATGTGACCAGTGCGGGAAGGCCTTCAGTCGAAGTTCAAGCCTCATTCAGCATCACAGGatccacactggagagaagcctcATGTATGTAATGTGTGTGGGAAAGCCTTCCGTCAGAGCTCCAGCCTTTTCCTCCATCACAGGGTTCATactggggagaagccctatgTTTGTCATGCGTGTGGAAGAGCCTTCGGTTTTAACTCTCACCTCACTGAGCACGTGAGGATTCACACTGGCGAGAAGCCCTATGTTTGTCATGCGTGCGGCAGAGCCTTTAGCCGGAACTCAACTCTTGTTCAGCATCGAAGAGTtcacactggggagaaacctTATCAGTGCAttgaatgtgggaaagctttcagCCAGAGCTCACAACTCACCCTACACCAGAGAGTGCACACTGGTGAGAAGCCCTACGAATGTGGTGActgtgggaaggccttcagccGGAGGTCAGCCCTCACTCAGCATCAGAGGATCCACACTGGTGAGAGCCCTCGTGCATGCAGAAAGTGTGGTCCAGCCTTTGTTCATGGCTCCAGCCTTAGGCCACATGGACAGATTCACATTGGAGAGAACCACTGTGTGTGTGATGGACGCGGCCGAGCCCTCAGCCATGGCACAAACCTTGTTCTGCATTGGACAATTCACAAACGCATTGTGTTTTCGCAGTCATTTGGTGTGTAG